In the Nocardioides panaciterrulae genome, ACCTTGTTCAGCCCGTAGTTGAGCTTCGCGCCGGGCGTCTCCAGCTGGAAGATCTGGCTGCCGAAGAGCGGCAGCAGCGACAGCGTCAGGTAGCCGTGGGCGATGGTGCCGCCGAACGGCCCCGCCTTCGCGCGCTCCACGTCGACGTGGATCCACTGGAAGTCGTCGGTGGCCTCCGCGAACCTGTTCACCCGCTCCTGGTCGATCGTGACCCAGTCGCTGGTGCCGATCTCCTCGCCGGCCGCGGCCGCGACCTCGTCCAGCGTGGTGAAGACGCGCATGGGGGCTCCTCGTGTCCGCCTCGGGAGGGGGGTGTCTGGTGGTTGGATGGCGGGCATGACCGCCGCCTCACCGGAACCTACCGTCCCCACCCGCGACCAGGTGCTGCGGGCGCCGAAGGTGCTGCTGCACGACCACCTGGACGGCGGGCTGCGGCCCGCCACCATCCTCGAGCTGGCCGCCGAGATCGGCCACGAGCTCCCGGCCGGGGACGCCGACTCGCTGGCCCGCTGGTTCGCCGAGTCCGCCGACTCGGGCTCGCTGGTGCGCTACCTGGAGACCTTCGACCACACGGTCGCGGTCATGCAGACGGCCCCCGCCATCGCCCGGGTGGCCCGGGAGTGCGTCGAGGACCTCGCCGCCGACGGGGTCGTGTACGCCGAGATCCGCTACGCCCCCGAGCAGCACGTGTCGCAGGGCCTGAGCCTCGACGAGGTCGTGGCCGCCGTCCAGGAGGGCTTCGAGGCCGGCATGGCCGCGGCCGGGGGCCGGATCGTGGTGCGCCAGCTGCTCACCGCGATGCGCCACCAGGCCCGCTCGATGGAGATCGCCGAGCTGGCCGTCGCGTGGCGCGACCGCGGGGTCGCCGGGTTCGACATCGCGGGTGCCGAGGCGGGCTTCCCGCCCACCCGCCACCTCGACGCGTTCGAGTACCTCCAGCGCGAGAACTTCCACTTCACCATCCACGCCGGCGAGGCGTTCGGCCTGCCGTCGATCTGGCAGGCGATCCAGTGGTGCGGCGCCGACCGGCTCGGCCACGGCGTGCGGATCATCGACGACGTCAAGGTCGCCGAGGACGGGTCGGTCGAGCTGGGCCGGCTCGCGGCGTACGTCCGCGACAAGCGCATCCCGCTGGAGATGTGCCCCGCCTCCAACGTGCAGACCGGCGCGGCCACCTCGATCGCCGAGCACCCGATCGGGCTGCTCACCCGGCTGCGCTTCCGGGTCACGGTCAACACCGACAACCGGCTGATGAGCCAGACCTCGATGACCGCGGAGATGTGGTCGCTGGTGCAGGCGTTCGGCTACACGCTCGACGACCTGCGCTGGTTCACGATCAACGCGATGAAGTCGTCGTTCCTGCCGTTCGACGAG is a window encoding:
- a CDS encoding MaoC family dehydratase, encoding MRVFTTLDEVAAAAGEEIGTSDWVTIDQERVNRFAEATDDFQWIHVDVERAKAGPFGGTIAHGYLTLSLLPLFGSQIFQLETPGAKLNYGLNKVRFPAPVPVGSRLRATCTFTAVTDVPAGKQVTMSYVVEIEGGARPALVAEFLVLLLP
- a CDS encoding adenosine deaminase, whose translation is MTAASPEPTVPTRDQVLRAPKVLLHDHLDGGLRPATILELAAEIGHELPAGDADSLARWFAESADSGSLVRYLETFDHTVAVMQTAPAIARVARECVEDLAADGVVYAEIRYAPEQHVSQGLSLDEVVAAVQEGFEAGMAAAGGRIVVRQLLTAMRHQARSMEIAELAVAWRDRGVAGFDIAGAEAGFPPTRHLDAFEYLQRENFHFTIHAGEAFGLPSIWQAIQWCGADRLGHGVRIIDDVKVAEDGSVELGRLAAYVRDKRIPLEMCPASNVQTGAATSIAEHPIGLLTRLRFRVTVNTDNRLMSQTSMTAEMWSLVQAFGYTLDDLRWFTINAMKSSFLPFDERLAIIDGVIKPGYAALLG